GGTATCAAGatggtaagtgaattacataattattttacatgcatgcaaaaaccggcaggtttgacgctcgtctatttactttatagattaaaaagagaaaaaatgggaaggacctgtagtcgtattttatactttatttaattttccttgaattgtcaaacgtttttatttttgattgtataggaagaagatgtgtggggaattccattctagtgcccaagaatgtagtacacattttcgatcgttgtaacttttttttttttgggaaaacatgttcctcaatttccaaatttccttaattttttggtattcaaatcgattcttaacaattttgcgcacaggtgggatttctttaattattttttccctaaacCTGAGGATATTTCCTATCTGAGATCACTGTCGATAGGCGAGATTCCGGAAATCattaattacctttttttctaattaaaaagaaaatcacataagTCACATCACTACTTTTctagcaagttttttttctcatgccgGAATTGGAGttgctatttatttattcggtcataaatttctctattattaatggatttcaatttttctgaaatctaGAGGAATGCCAGAAGGCCTGAATATAGTTCATaccatttcattcttttttttcaagttattcaaagatccaagaaaactaaaaacttgcgAAAACTATAGTAAATGTAGAGATCCCATTATCGTCTCGTGCTCaagaatcatatttttaattataaaatcagtgtgaattttttcagaattttgaaagaagcgttttcggaattggtttttcaatttttttctatttcagtggtggctaaagaaatctgcaaaaaattccgacGCTGTTTTAAGTCGATTAAAACCGTGGTTGCAACATCATACCAAACAATTATCAAAAGCGAAGAGGGTGAGGTACAtgggttgcaaatttgacgtggaatgcccaaCATAAAATGTATCTGTATTAGGATGGTCGTTAAACGGattttttacgttaatggCTTCGAATACAAAAAACCAtctctcattttttcagattttcatttcgagctCTTAGTGGCcttatgtgattttctttttaattagaaaaaaaggtaattaatGATTTCCGGAATCTCGCCTATCGACAGTGATCTCAGATAGGAAATATCCTCAGgtttagggaaaaaataattaaagaaatcccacctgtgcgcaaaattgttaagaatcgatttgaataccaaaaaattaaggaaatttggaaattgaggaacatgttttcccaaaaaaaaaaaagttacaacgatcgaaaatgtgtactacattcttgggcactagaatggaattccccacacatcttcttcctatacaatcaaaaataaaaacgtttgacaattcaaggaaaattaaataaagtataaaatacgactacaggtccttcccattttttctctttttaatctataaagtaaatagacgagcgtcaaacctgccggtttttgcatgcatgtaaaataattatgtaattcacttaccatCTTGATACCTCGAGAGCTGCTGGCACTAAACTAAACACTGTGAAGCCTCTTAACTGGCTGTCAATATCCGAAGAGGAGAGGggtccatacattgttgctactgaattaattttgtcgttccgatCTCGCATCTCTCAGAATTCCtaagaaatgctcgtcaagactgatataaaatgggcgttttttttttaataaggaaaagttttgacagtaatggaaaatagagattactaaaaacaaatgtgttgttttttaataacactgacccaattaaattttaaaaggcttatggttgaataaacttcagatttgggtttagcggaccaaaatgcataaaaatcatacttggtctatagttccacaaatttttttcttaccaaaactgctaatttttggcgatttttatggtcttttgcaatttactcaaaattttgagggtgtacgggcaaaactgactccagattcggattcagcgcgtcaaaatacataaagataggtaggtccggtcaaaagtacagaccactttttttttttttgtgggccggtgttattaaaaaacaatacatttgtttttagtaatctctatttttcattactgtcaaaacttttccttattaaaaaagaggcgccaaaaacgaggaacaaatcgattcacactcggaattttattgtttcaattatttgttctcttctgggttacccccactacaaaaagggtgggttcagtaaaacaaaaagcaaaaggaaagaaggaaaaaatcgaccggctctggaaattttctttctttcatttgttttttctctccgaaaatactaaaacaaaagccgggattgaatttaaaaaaaaataaaaagagtgaactgcgatcgaacccgtgtcccgcatcactccatcctcatttttttttttttttgaggaggaaaccatatttatttaggtgaacaataaatgtacaatatttacaatgttgcacttgtaattatcttagtttatgtaactccggcttaaattttaagctcgatctaacattttgttttacattaagtggttaacttattttttagtgttttgtttacgacttgaatgcagtattataacaaaggcagcagtaattaactgaaatacaggaaaacttcgctcaaaaacctgtgattgaaaattcatcctcatgtggtatccactcagccacaccacagctacgtccgtgaGCGCGTgtttgctcggtatgtttatggagcttgcttggaattcgctgatgcttctctggaagattcagttcgagaaaaaaaaaattttccccaaccacttgcccattgcacattttgcataaatgttatcgagctggcttcgtatatttttccatagactgcgtgcacaaatattcgagaataccaggcgtcacatattttcatatcaataaaaaaataatatatattaaaaaaaaaaaaaaaagtattcggactgggaatagttaattaatttggtttagcgtccgctaattgattccaagatttatcaaatctggagatacttttattcgctgacattcataactgaaacaaaaaaatcccaattcttgcattcctggaaccatctgtgcgagcggggacaaggatgcgattggcaaccacttgctcgagggaccgagtatatctatatatacacgattgtgggccaccttcggtgcatggccgcctaggtgtcaggtcggaaatgggccaccttcggtgcgtggccgcctaggtgtcacgtcgacgctccaatctagctggtatcacgaaaagccgagcgttggagatctccctactcatctctggtCTTGTCCTCTTGATCAATGGTAGTTGTTCAAAGTTTTATGCAATTTGTATTTAAGGATAATTTGGTgcgtacaataataattataaactttAAGTTGACATTGACAACATCTGTCTCACAGCCATTCTTGTACTCAAGTAATTATGGATTTGGatatcttcatattttttatcagagGTCGATTATAGAATCGCGCAAACACCCTCGATTTTTCCGTCCGACCAGCAGCTTTTCGGATTGTTTCGATGTCTACACCCCTGCGATATGCCGCGGAGGTAACCGCGTTTCTAGTACTGTGTGAACCGAAAGTATTTGTATCAATGCCACTTTTGGCCATCACTTCCTTTATCCACCTTTGTATAGATTGCGTTGTTGCCACGCAGTGAGGTTTTTTACATGTTATCGGTAAGAAATCTTCGTTATTAGGTCGCAAACTTGCCGAACGCTTAATGTAACAGTCTAAGACCGTAGCTACACACAACTTaagttgtttttcaaaaaacggCAGACACAATAAGGGTTGCTTTCTCCCCAGTCCCGAAGTTTTTATACGTTCTATGATCTTGACTTTAATCTCTGTGTCAGTCTTATCGATACAGCTTAATCTAATTTTTGACAGCGTTTGCACTCTTTGTGCTGTCACTAACGCTAATAACATGACTAGTTTCTTTGTTAAATCCTCAAACGACAGAGTGTCGTGCGGCCAAAGAGTTTTTAGATAACATAAAACTGGATCAGGGTCCCaaatttcttcatattttgcTGATTGCGGGCGTAGCTGAGCCACACCTCGAAAGAATCGCTTCATAACGGGCTGTTACCCTATATCGCCTATAACTATTAACGCTAAGGCTGATCTATACGAGTTTAACGTCCCATAAGTTTTTACGTGGGATAAAGAGACGGTTAAAAACTCGAGAACAGATGAAACTGGAGCCTGATAGGGTTGGCTCTCTTCCTTTGACAAAAATCCCACTAGAGGCTCAATGGCTTCCGGTATTGCTTAATGGTTCCTTCGGACAACGATGCCATCACAACCGGTACGGACTCCTGAGGAACGCCTTTCATGACAAACGCTTTCCCGATAACTTCCCGACAACCAGGGAAAGCGAGGTTCGCAACGGATGGAATTGCCTGCAATTATCAATTAACAAATCATTTTCTGGATGAAAAAGGATCGGCTGGCTCACCAACAATTTCTGAAACAGGGGGTACCACGGCTGTGTTGGCCAGAAAGGCACAACCAACACCCCGTTTGCTTTCTtagcaattatttttctaattgttCTGAGGATGACAGCGAATGGTGGAAAAGCgtcgaaatataaatttgtccACGGTATGTTAAAAGCATCTACCGCGCACGCCTCTGGGTCTCTGTGCCATGAGACGAATTTTCTGCACTTTGCATTTACGTTCGATGCGAACATATCTATGTCGAATTTCCCGAAGGTTGTGTCTACTTGATTATATGCCCAGCTAGCTAATTCCCATTCGGTTTCGTTTTGTTTGACTCTCGATTCCTCGTCTGCGTCTTTATTGTCGCGAGAACTAATGTATGAAGCGAAAATCCACAAGTCGCGAATCTCGCACCATTGCCAGATTTCCATTGACAAATTTGACAACTTTGGAAACTAAATGCTACCCATACGGTTTATGTACGATAACGCCGTCGTATTATCGACACGAAGCAATATTTCACACGAATTTTTATCCTTGGCAAAGCATTTGAGTCCGTAAAATACCGCTTTTGATTCGAGATAATtaatattgtaacgttctttgacgttacggaaaataaatatggatccgcgagtttaattatcaagtcaaaaatcgagagcgtgaataaaatgttgtgaaaatgctttaatgcgtaatatgtgtttctcgtttgaagtctgaaacaagactgtttttacaataatgttggttgacgcagcagccttattcttttgaaagacgtAAGaagtttataaacgtcttttatctatgatgactactagatcattgaaaagggggcaaaacgggtgatttcaccctttgtaacactactcccccccgaggaaaagagtcatcccgactcggaaaagataaaacaattataaaagtgatctagcagtcagtgctcaaaggtgagttggagctgtggctctaaaaatttagagactcccttttttactatctggcatttgcccacagtctcaaggtaaaccacagaaaaccttgagcagatagttaagcgttaaataatttcaaaaatttatgtgccttgttttataaaggttagtgttattgagtgttgtgtggcttcatgaattcgaaGTTATCAGCATTGGTCCAGATCGATgtcgaaaagaaattcaattctcTTCTTAAAGGATTGCCCaaacgaaacaggttcgggtgAAAACATCGAGGCGGGAACCgaaaattccaggaccaaacgGGATAAAAACAGACTCCTTTTCTcaggaaataaggaaatagaTGGGTGACTGATCCTAATCTTCTTAAGAAACAGCTCAtcctagagttttggaaggaaaaatgtgagtgatggtataacaattcaaattcactaagtgaatttgggagaatacttgaataaaaaaataaattgaatatgtattcaaaagaaaagaaacgatcttatctgaatcattcctgcatccttcttcaaaataagaccaccagtcatcctcaggaatcggggaaaaaTTGGatggaaaaggctgtgtcaagtaacctgaaaaagtactcgcaaaaactgacacttgaggttaataaaatgtgaaaatcgaGCAATCGCTCATCAACCTTggaaaataatcgtggctcttttcacattGATAAgccaaagcctatccgacgCAAAACTCGACTCTAGAGAAAAAGTTTCTAGAAGGAAACAAAATGCTTCGGAAAACAAAAGATCGTTTCGAAACAAACAACTTCTTATATTGAAAACATCAGTTCGTTGTTGTTCTCCGGCCGGCACGGACACCGGCCGgggctttttttttcaaaaataaaattccttACAAAATAAATTCCCCCAAAACCCCCGTGAGATACCTCACTGCTGCCTGGCACTTCGTCGACAAAGTGCCAGCCAACTCTCACGACCGGCACGGCCGCTCCGTGCGAAGAGCGGCAGCCAACCGCGAGCCCGAAGAAGGTATTTGACCAGGACTCGACACTGATTGGGCACAACGGGATCTCAACGGTCCTTGGAGCCGTGCTGAAATCCGGCTCCTTCTCAATGGCAACAAATGTAagctctttgaaaaatttattaatcaaaggaaataattcaattctaatTTAAAAGATCCGAGAAAGAGCAAACCATCCTAAAATCATTCTCTCTTATTCATAGAGCAACGCTTGAAGCAACATTAGGTTCAACGCAGTAAAATCGAGCCGACCGAAACCCGAATTCGTCTAAGCGTTATCTCGCCTCGAACCTACAAAATGGAGACCAGCTATGCAAAATATCCATTgcaagaaaatgaatttttaaaacgtaACCTTTCACAatctttatgttttttttcaataaccaaaatctattttattattttttttaagtctTTTACTTAATTAAGTGTATCCAATAATAAAGCAAATATAGGTTGACTATATGCTATCCGCATGTCAAGGAAGTACAAACATCTTTAAAAAGTTGATCGGCCGTAGCTCCTGCATTTATAACCAAGACAGGAGCCGATAAataagaaaaggtttgttttactagccaatcttcatgaacctcatgaatagttctgagtagctctgaagaaatgctcgattcctcctcacgagaacgggaactaactcgagcaaaagaagtttctggggaaactcgcaaataaacattcaaatctactctgagctcagacgagcgaatgagaagatcaaaatttttcatcaataaatgagattcgaagtcgcgaaaattacctaaccttcgacgagcttctacgaAACAATTGCTATTGAATATcaatctttccatcacctttacaggcaatgaagtTGTCTGAAGATGTCTTTCTAACATAACCATTCgagcgaaatgctgaaaataatagcaataacgatctgggttcTGATACGTCAAATCTAAGAGGTTAATTCCAGCTGCGTCTCGATATTCCtcaagaggttctaaaagtgtacaggcctggcgatctgctaaaaacctcttggtgaaagttgtttttccgcatccgatatttccttcaataataatcgtaagcggtcgagttttactcaaatgaattccaaaaggcaaattcttctcccaatcgatgaccgactgtaaagTAGGTCAagtcgatcacagtcgtcaaaggtgttcgtttgaagatctaacctcgaaggatgttcctggtcttggagagactattccaggttgatcttcttcaaatggagcaagacgatccaactgaaccactttctgacgcgaatgaggagatcttcggattctataaacaacatcatttatccggttaaccactgagtgagggccttcccaatttctttgtagctttggacatcgtcctttctgtcttcgaggttgaaagagccagacagaatctccaggattaaattttaaatctctggctcgaatatcataacgagtttttaatttatctgaagccatagaaattctattcctagcaaagtgatgaatttcttctagacgttgttgtaatgaaaaggcataatctgtttgatgctgtctttgcacaggaacagggcctttctctaaatctgacggaagtcgaagatttcttccagtaagcatgagggctggcgtctgcttcgtcgtctcatgaatcgcagatctgtaagataagaggaagaaagggatccaggagtcccagtctctctgattctgctctacgaaggacgacaaatattgtagcaaagtccgattcagacgctctatcatgccgtcagattgtggatgcaaaggagttgtacgagtttttctaacccctaaaatctgagtaacctctttcattaaggttgactcaaaattttggccttgatcagtatgaagttctagaggaactccgtgtctacaaataaactctttaacgaatgcctgtgctacagtggaggcttcttgatcagcgagaggaaccacttcaggccacttagtaaaataatcagcaataaccaaagcatatttatttccagaatgggttatcgggagaggtccgagaatgtccatcgctatcctttcaaatggagctcccacgttgtcAATTTAAAGAGAGCTTTGTCGcttcgctcgaggtcctttctttgccgtgcagatccgacatcttcgacaccaatcttcaacgtccatccggcaacggggccaaaagtagaagttgcgaattctgcacagagttttatttgaagcgaagtatccgcctgcaggagaatcatgataaagaggAAGAATCTCCGGAACTCGTGTCCTGGAAACCAGAAGTTGCCACcttatttctttcaagtctgcagattcccattttcggtataaaattccatcaattaaaaggattgagtcccattgagcccaataaattttcaaatctggctcggctaaagatatatcctgccagtccgggcgagtttccgcttctttccaagacttcacttgagtcaaagtgtcgtcctcttgttgcgattttctccattcctcctggttattttcgaGAGAAATCTTCCATATTATAAAAGAGGTGTCACGGTTTTTCTCTAATCAggcacactgtttacactctggcatttcctcgcagggtctccgagagagagcatcggcgtttccatgatgaattcctgctcgatgactaatgtcaaaatcgtactgaccgagcctttctaTCCATCTTGCTACCTGGCCTTCGGGAGATTCgaacgaaagtagccacccgagagaagcatgatctgtacgtatcaaaaatctctcACCGTAcagaaaatggtgaaaatgtactacggtctcAACAACAGCTAAAGgttctctacgagtgacacaataatttttctcagttttactcaaaactccgCTAAAATAGCTTAACACTCTCTCctgacctccctgaatttgtgacagaaccccgcctattcctgaaagagaggcatccgtatctaaaataaaaggaagttcaacctctggataagctaaaatcggcgaagaaatgagattttcttttaatttcttgaaagcctcttcgcattccggggtctagtcaaaaggaatcttgatttCAGTCGAgtgatggagaggtttagctatactagcgaaaccttttacaaatcttctgtaatatgTACAGAGGCCTAAAAAGCTtcgaatttgttctttattcttaggtgtcggccaagaagaaaccttcttgattttggatgggtcggtcttcacaccttgtgctgagacgatatgtccgaggaagcctacttctttctggaacagatggcattttttcgggctcatttttaagcctgcttgcttcagcctggcgaaaacttgtctgagattttgaacttcttcttcaaggTTCTTGCCACAAACGATTATATCATCTgaataaacgaggcatattttgccagtgagcccatggagaacagcctccatcattcgttcaaaggtaaccggggcattactcaaaccaaacggcataaccttgaactgccataatcctcctgaacccgtaacaaaagctgttttttctttatctagaggatccatttcgacctgccagtatccgctctgaagatctatggtgctgaaccaagttgcatcagctatcaggtcgagtgtctcgtcgattcttGGTAGATAGTCTAGTCAACAAGATccatttttagaaaattttgacagaGCTCaccgaaaattataattttggtGTCATTCGATTCGTATTGACGTCTAGAaactttttgagaaaattgtaatggcgctgataaaaattgcaaaagttataaacaatatagtgaaaaaaaaaattgccttcgtttttttgaaaaatctcaaaaactataaaagattttcaaaatttgagaaaagatcCTTAAAGAGGAGAATATTTCCTCAAAAAAAGTCCGTGCTCCCGGAACTCTATCtccaatattaataatttttacagagCCCTGAAGTTAGTACTAAAACGGGCAGTCTGGCGTTCACGCGCGCCGCGTCATTCAGGCacggtaaacaaaaaaattatctaaagatattaaatatgaatattaaggaatgaaaaaattcacataccTTAAGAATAggttgataaataataatccgcgcaaaaaaaatttttatctgcatttttttcatattttatccaTTAGTcaagtaacaaaatttttgaactggAAAGTTAACATAAAAACCTTCGTAATTGTTAAACTAAAaagctcaatttttttttgcttggtACAGTTATTAtaaagaggtgaaaaaatagacttccgttggaaaaattaaaaaattttaattttccactTAATTATCAATAATCTACTGcactgaaaaattaataatagcaataaagcgtttgtaaaatttttttttttcaaaaatttcaatgactttgtttttaaatcattAAGCGCCacctgaaattatttttttttaattttatactcccattgtttaaaaaattgttataaacaaatgcaTTATTTTggagataattaaaaatttttttttttcattcgaatcattaaaaaatattatgatttaaaaaaaaaaaatcatttctccaaaaaatgtttttattggTTAAAAAGCATTTGTtaattaactattttttttgtaattcattatcaatattgaggaatcgttttttttttttaaatcattacTTTTGTTGTTCTTTTGTATCCtgcaaaaaaaacaattttttattcacatttcatttgtttatttgataaacaatttgttacaaacaaatgaaatttttattttttatttttttttcgtaactataaattaaaataaaaacaactgTGTATCGCatgttttatgaaaaattttttttctatcttttagaaaatttttaatattttactaTTCGTAAGTTCCATATTTTCTTTCAGCTTACGATCactattatttaaataactcTTAAACCATTAcagatacgaaaaaaatacttcaagtcatttttaaccattttaaAGTAATTAACGATATGGACCGACAGTCGAAGCTTTaactcaattatttatttacttttttcttattatttaataaaaatttgaaagaaaacattATCTTACAATGTAAGACGATAGTCACTGCAGATATTAACGCAATTTACACCTTAATGGGGTCTTAATGAGAACCGAAGAACTCAGCAATCAATTAATGACAGCATAAACCTTTTAAAGCGTTTGAAAACGGGCAAACCCAACTGTATTCGAAATTACTTTAAGATCAagtaaatttcaatgaaaaaataaccaaaaatcATTACAAACAGATAGATTtttaagtgaaaaaatgttttctttcaaatttttattaaataataagaaaaaagtaaataaataattgagttAGAGCTTCGACTGTCGGTCCATATCGTTAATTACTttaaaatggttaaaaatgacttgaagtatttttttcgtatctgTAATGGTTTAAgagttatttaaataatagtGATCGTAAGCTGAAAGAAAATATGGAACTTACGAAtagtaaaatattaaaaattttctgaaagatagaaaaaaaatttttcataaaacatGCGATACAtagttgtttttattttgatttatagttacgaaaaaaaaataaaaaataaaaatttcatttgtttgtaacaaattgtttatcaaataaacaaatgaaatgtgaatagaaaattgttttttttgcaGGATACAAAAGAACAACAAAAgtaatgatttaaaaaaaaaaaacgattccttaatattgataatgaattacaaaaaaaaatagttaattaACAAATGCTTTTTAACCAATAGAAACATTTTTTGGagaaatggttttttttttttaaatcataatattttttaatgcttcgaatgaaaaaaaaaattttttaattatctccAAAATAAtgcatttgtttataacaattttttaaacaatgggagtataaaattaaaaaaaaattatttcaggtgGCGCTTAATGATTTAAAAACGaagtgattgaaatttttggaaaaaaaaaattttacaaacgctttattgctattattaatttttcagcgCAGTAGATTATTGATAATTAagtggaaaattaaaattttttaatttttccaacggaagtctattttttcacctctttaTAATAACTGTaccaagcaaaaaaaaattgagcttTTTAGTTTAACAATTACGAAGGTTTTTATGTCAACTTTccagttcaaaaattttgttacttaactaatggataaaatatgaaaaaaatgcgaataaaaattttttttgcggggattattatttatcaaccTATTCTTAAggtatgtgaattttttcattcctcaatattcatatttaatatctttaaataatttttttgtttaccgtGCCTGAATGACGCGGCGCGCGTGAACGCCAGACTGCCCGTTTTAGTACTAACTTCAGGGctctgtaaaaattattaatattggaGATAGAGTTCCGGGAGCACCGACTTTTTTTGAGGAAATATTCTCCTCTTTAAGgatcttttctcaaattttgaaaatcttttatagtttttgagatttttcaaaaaaacgaaagcaattttttttttcactatattgtttataacttttgcaatttttatcagcgccatttcaattttctcaaaaagttTCTAGACGTCAATACGAATCGAATGACaccaaaattataattttcggtGAGCtctgtcaaaattttctaaaaatggATCTTGTTGACTAGACTaagagggtaagaatctttcttcgttatatcgttcagcttcctgtaatcgatacaaaatcgtttgaatccgtgctttttgttaacaaggacgattggtgaagcccagggactagacgatggttcaatCACATCGTTCATTAACATGTCTTCTccaagcttct
This genomic stretch from Neodiprion pinetum isolate iyNeoPine1 chromosome 6, iyNeoPine1.2, whole genome shotgun sequence harbors:
- the LOC138191141 gene encoding uncharacterized protein produces the protein MFASNVNAKCRKFVSWHRDPEACAVDAFNIPWTNLYFDAFPPFAVILRTIRKIIAKKANGVLVVPFWPTQPWYPLFQKLLAIPSVANLAFPGCREVIGKAFVMKGVPQESVPVVMASLSEGTIKQYRKPLSL